Genomic segment of Prosthecobacter sp.:
GGCGCGCGATAGGCGATGCCACCGCCATACCGATACGCCGCCAGCACCAGCGCATGCTCGCTCACGTTTTTCTGCTCGATGTCGTAGTCGATCTCATACGCGCCTTCGACGAGCCGCGTCATCACGCTGAGTTTTTCCCGCAGGACCACCAGCGGCTCGCCGCCCTTGCCATCGCGATACCGCAACTGCTCCTGCTCGACGACAAATCCCGCCACACCGTCCTGCTGCTTCGTCTCCAGCGTCTTCACGAACTGCACGCGGCCGGTCTTTGCCTTCAGATTCCAAAAGTCCACCGGCTTCCCCTCGTGCTCGCCATGCACCCACGCATGCCACAGGCCGAGGTGATGGTAATGATCCGCCGGGTGAATTCCCGTCACCACACCGCCCGCAGGTGCATGGAGTGGATGAATGAACCCGCTGCGCGTGAAAATGGGATCAGCCTCCGGTGGCGGCGGCACCAGCGCCTTGTGATACGTCATCACCGGCTTGTCCCCGTTCATGACTTGAATCTCCTTCTCCGTCTCGCTGACGGACAAGGTCTGTGCGGCGGCCGAGGCGGCGAGGAGGAGAGATAAAACGACGGATTTCATGATCCATCCAAACGCTGCTGCATTGAGCGAATTGCATCCCGCATTTCCTCAATCCCTTCCGTGCCTGCAACGAAGTGGCCGATCACTGAACGAAACTGCGCTGCGAGGTCTGGGTCGTTCGGAGCCACCTGAGCCAGGATGGGTTCAATCATCTGCCGCACCACTGCCACGAAGGTGTTGCCGTTGAAAAAGCAAAACGGTGCCAGGCAGTGACACTCATATGCGACCAGCAAGGCACGCTCCAAACCGGATTCCTGCCCACGACACGATTCCCACAAGCTGCGTGCGGGCTCATAGCCATCGGAAGTGGGTTTGTGCAGCACGTTCTGATGCTGGCAAAGCGCGGCATTGAGCCGCACCACCATCTCCCATGGAAATTTATCGAGCCAGTTTTGCTTCCACACGGCGCTTCGAGTATTTGGCTGCCAGTTCCGCCGCATCCTGCTTCAATCCCTCGACCCCGCGGCTTTTCAGAAGCCCTTTGCCTGTCGTTTTGAGCCTCGGCTCCGCGACAAAGCGGTCTTGGATTGCCAGCGCATCCGCCAGCAAATCCTGGAAAATATCGACCTCGCCATGCAGCGATGGGGCGTTCGACTTCATGCCTATGGATAATCGAAAACTCTGCCTATTACCAGATCATTTCTGTTCATACTTCAGGAACCCCTCTCGCCTCTCCCCGAACGCCGCCAAATCCACGCCCCACCATGCCTCGATCGCCTTCCATGTCTCTCCAGCCTTGATCGCCTTCACCAGTGCCTCGCAGTTCAGCAGTGTGTTCACCTTCGACAAAGCAAAAGACTTCGGATAAAGCCGCTGCAACGTGCAGATGATCGCAACGCCCGCTTCCACCGGCTTCAAGGCCGCACGATCCGTGATTACGATTCGTACGCCGCCGCACGCTTCATTCTTGAACACGCTCGTCGTTGGCGTGAAGCGCACCGGCGTGAACTGCACGCCGGACAGGCCGAGCTTGTTCAGCTCGTGTGCCAGCCGCAAATCGTTCACATAAGGTGCGCCGAGCACTTCAAACGGCGTGTCGGTGCCGCGGCCCACACTCACGCTGAATTCCAGCAAACCGATGCCCGGATAAAGCTGCGCAGCATTGAGCGAGCGCATGTTCGGCGACGGATTGATCCACGGCAGGCCAGTGTGATCGAACAGCATGCCGCGCCGCCAGCCCTCGACGGGAATCACCTTCAAATCGCAACCGATGAAGCGCTCCGCGTTCATCATCAGCGCCAGTTCCCCTGCCGTCATACCGTGACGCAGCGGAATCGCATGCGTGGCGGTCGGCTTTTCCTCATCCACCACTGCCGGGCCTTCCACGGCGAGTCCGCCGATGGGATTCACACGGTCCAGCACATAAAAAGCCTTCTTCGCCTTCGCCGCCGCCTCCATGCACACGCGCATCGTGCCGATGTAAGTGTAAAAGCGGCAGCCGATGTCCTGGATGTCGAACACGAGCGCGTCGAGGTCCGCCAGTTGCTCCGGCGAAGGCGCTCGCCGTTCGCCATAAAGGCTGAGCACGGGAAGACCGGTCTTCTTGTCCTTCGTGTCGCCGATTTTCTCCTGATCCAGCACGCCACGAATGCCGTGCTCCGGGCTGAAGAGTTTTTTCAACCTCACGTCCGGCGCGGTTGCCAGCAAATCGATCGTGCTGCGTCGTTGCGCGTCGATGCCGGTTTGATTTGTGATCAAACCGATCCGCAATCCCTTCAAATCGCCGAACTTGCGCCGCACCAGCACGTCGATGCCGTTGAGCACAGTCGGCACTTCCGTTTCACCACGCGGCCATGGCGGACCGCTCGCCGTCGCGAAAGTCATGCCTTGCGCCGCCGCCGTGCCGATTTCCTCATACAAATCCCGCACGCTGCCATTCCCATCGGGATGCAGCCGTGAGCTCATGAAGATGACGAACGTCTTTGTCTGTGGCTCGATCCACAAGCTCGTGCCGGTGAACCCCGTGTGGCCGAAGGAGCCGATGGGAAAAGTTTTCCCGCGCGGCCTGCTGAAGGTCGAGTCGATGTCCCAGCCCAGTCCGCGCCGCTCAAACACCGTCGAGATAGTGTGCGGTGTCGTCATGAGCTTCACCGTCTCTGGTTTCAGCACGCCAGCGCCGCCATCAAGGATCATCCGCGCATACTTCGTCAGATCGCCCGCCGTGGTGAACAAGCCCGCATGCCCCGTCACACCGCCCATCTTGCGCGAGGTCGGATCATGCACCACGCCACGCAGCATCACGCCATCTTGATCCTTCTCCGTCGGCGCGATGCGCGGATGCCAGTCCTCTGGAGGCAAAAATCGCGTCGAATCCATTTTCAGTGGTGCGAACACGTTCTTCGCCGCGAACTCGTTCAAAGCGATGCCGCTCACGCGCCGCACGATTTCGCCCAGCAGAATGAAATTGATGTCCGAGTAGCGAAAAAATCGATCCGGCGGCCCTTCCGATGCCAATTCGACCGCCAGCTTGATTCCCGTGTCATAACCACTCCACACCGGCTCCTTCGGAATTCCAGGTCTCAATCCCGAAGTGTGCGTCAAAAGATGCCGCACGGTGATCCCAGCACGAAACTCCGGAATGTAGCGCCGCACCTCCGCCTCCAGTTCGATCTTGCCCTTCTCCATCAAGAGCAAAACGCTCGGCAACGTTGCCATCACCTTCGTCAGCGACGCCGCGTCGAACACCGTGTCCTCCGTCATCGCCTCCTTTGCTGGCGAGACCGCCCGCTGCCCCTCGACCAGCGTCATCTTCTTCTCCCCGCTCTCCACATGCAGCACCGCTCCGGGCGGGTTACCTTTTGCCACCGCTTGACGCACCACATTCCGCAGCGAGTCAAACTCGTCAGCGTGAACAACGCCACAGAACAGCAATGGCAAAATGATACGGGGTAAAATCATGGGAGTCTGAATCAGACCAAAAGATCGGAGCTGAAGCATCCATTATTTTACTCCGCATCATTTTATCCAAATCAAAGCCCACCCATTGGCTCACTTCTTTTCTTCTTCCCCCTCCGCTTGAATCCACCCCCATCAGTCGTAGCTCAGCACATCGTGCATCTTCCACGACACGCTTCCTCTCCCCATTCCCTCGTCGCTCCACACTCGCAGATCCATTGCCTCAAACGGCTCCATCCATTTCAGCGCCGCCTTCAAGCCATCCGTCCCACCATTTTGCGCACGTACCATCGCAAACGCCTTCAGAAACTCCCGCAGCTTCGTGAAGCTCATCTTCACCCGCAAGCCTGCGGGCAATGCAGAACCCGGCAGCCTGAGGATCTCCGCAAATCGCACCTGCTGCGCCCGCGACGTGCCCAGCATGAACATCTTCTCCGTCAGCGACACACACGGCACCAGATCCTCCGATCCAAACGGCAGCTCATACGAATGACTCACAGCATCGTCGCTTCGCTTTGTCACCACTGGCGGCAGTCCCACTGGCTGCGGCGCAGGCACCTGCTTCAACAACATCTGCAACGCCGTCTCCATGTTCTGCCATGACACACCGATCAGCTCGCGGTTCTTGATCTCATGCACATTCGCAAAGCGTGGCAGCGGCACCGCGTCGCCCCCCGGCGGCAATCCTGGCAGCAGCGGCATCTTCCCACCGATGTCGAGGATGATCGCCCCATCATTCCCCAGCGCCTTCTGCCAGATTGTCTTCGTCCCGTCATACAGGCTGATCACACCCGGCAGCACCGCTTGATCCACCAGCTTGAACGTTTCGACGGCCTTCTCACCGCCCACGCCCGCTTTCGTCAGCTCTTGCGCCGCCGCATAGGCCGTCCGCATCCACGCTTCAAAATAAGCCCTTCCGGTCCCCGTCGTGGATCCTTGCCCGCTCATGCCAAACACCACCTCCGGCTCATCCAGCAGTGCCGTGAACTGAGAAGCCTTCGCCAGCGCCTCCATCTCCGCCTTCACGATTCCTCCTGCAAAATCCACCTGCAAACCACCCTCCCACCACGCCACCGCCGCGCCATTCGTGTGCTCGCGATGATAAAACGCCCGCTCCGCTGCCGCCAGCTCCACTGCTTGCGGCCCCAGGGAGCGCGCCATGCCTGCAAACATCTTTTCCGACTGCAATCCCGCCAGCAACCCGCGCACGATCGGCTGAAACGGCTCGTCGGATTGCAGCACATCCCAAAACGGCCCGTCCCAGCACACGATCAATCCCAAGCTCTTCAGCGCATCCACATCCAGCCGTCGCATCTCCGGTCGCGCCAGCATCGAATCCTCCACTGAGTTCGCCAGCCGAATCTGCTCCTTCGACTTCGCCACCGCCACATATGCACGTTCGGTGCTCAGGCCCAGCGCCAGCACCCACTTCTTCCGCGCCAGCACATCCATCCCACGCGTGATGCGGTCCTTCATCTCCGGCGTGATCTGCGGCATCGCCTGCATCAGCGCCGCCATCCACTCCCGCCGCCGCTCCACCGTCAAAACCTGGTCCATCGCGATCTCATTCACCGTGATCTTCTCCCCCTGCGTCGTCACGATGCGCGACTGCGGCGCATCCCCCAGCCATTCCGCCAGATGCAGTTGGTCACTGGCCAACTTCAGCACCTTCTCCGGCTCCGGCGATGCCACACCGATCATCACCGGCGGCATTTCAAATCGCTCCAGCACCAGGATCAACGCCTCCAGCAGCTCGGGATCACGCAGCGCCGCCTCCATCAGCTTCTTCGCATCAAAGCTTGTGCCCAAACCCGCCAGCACGCCGCCGCTCATCATCCCGCGATACGCCGTCTCGTTGTAGAGATCGTTCAATTGCCGCAGCAGCGCGATGCTCTTCAGGCTCTCCTTGCCGAAGGCGAGGAACATCTCATCCACCGCCACATTCATCGCTTCGCCCGCAGCCGGTGTCTTGTCTTCCACCAGCGCCATCATCTGCCTCCACCAGTTCGATGCCTTCAACGCCTCCGCATTCTTCTTCCACTGCACGCTGCTCACGCAAAACTCCACATCCCCCGCCACACGTCCCGCCAGTCCCAGCTTCGCCGCCTCCGTCATCAACGTCGGCTTCACCACGATGGGCACGTCCGCTTTAACATTCGTTGGTGTATTCTTCTTTCCGCAGCCGCAAAGCATTAGCGCCGCTATCAGGAGTAAAAATGACGAATGACGAATGACGAGCCGAGTGGAGCGAGACAGACTGCCGCAGGCAGCCCGAAGGGAAGCGAAGCGCATCAATACCGAACGACCAAACTCACGCCTCACGAGCAGACCCCGCCCGTGTTCGTCATTCAGGCTTCGACATTGATTCGTCATTCTGATTTCGTCATTACTTCAGTGCCGCATACACCCGATGCACATCATCATGCCCGTCGAGTGTTTGCAGGAAACTCGTCACCTCCTCACGTTGCTCATCCGTCAACTCCGGGAACTCCTTCGGCACATAGCTCATTTCGGAAGTCGTCACCTGCCATCCCGCCGCCTTCAGGGCCTTCGTCACGGCATCCAGGCTCGTCATCTGGCAAAAGAACCGCGCACCGAGTTGCCCCGCGGCCTCTTCATCCTCGACCTCCATCGGCTCCACATTGTCCGCCTCCGCTTCCAGCGCCGCGACTTCGATGTCCAGCGTCTTATCAGCATGATGTGCCTCGATCACGCCGCAGTGATCAAACATCCACGCCACCTTGCCCATGCTGCCCGCGCGGAACAGCACTTTGATGTCCGAGGACGTGCGGTTGTTGTTGTCCGTCAGGCATTCCACGATCACCGGCACCCGGTGCGGCGTGAAGCCCTCATACGTCGTCGTCTCATACTGCACTGCGTCCGGCCCCGTGCCCGAGCCCTTCGCAATCGCCCGCTCAATGGTGTCTCGCGTCACACTCTGCTTCTTCGCGATCGCCACCGCCGCCGCCAGCCGCGCATTGTACTCAGGATGCGGCCCGCCCAGCTTCGCCGCCACCTGAATTTCCCGCACCAGCTTCCCCGTGATCTTTCCCTTCTGGTCCGCGGCCATTTCCCGCCATTTCTGTTTCCATTGTGCGCCCATGATGTGTCTTTCAGTTCAAAGTTAAGGCGCACACCAAAGGTGGGAGCGGTGGGAATGCAAGCCGTGCCGTAGCGCGGTATTCCGATACCGCGAACACGCCGTCACGGAATCGGAATTCCGCGCTACATCCGGGCTGTTGTTTTCACGACGCTTTCACCCGGCTGAGGCGCTGTTGCAGTTGCGTGTTGCCCAGCTTCGTCAGTATGACCTCCGTCCGCTTCTCACGTTCCTGAATCTGGCTCTCCATCTCTTCCACATGATCATAGAACCACGCCAGAGCCGCATAAATCTGCACCAGGGTCAGGTCAGGATGGTTCTCATGCAGCGTTTCCGCGCTCCACCCATGTGCCAGATGCTCAGCGACGAGATGGGCCACCTTGTAAGGCGTTTCATCGATCCACGCCTCGCCTGAAGCTTCTCGCCAGATATGCGGCATGATTTGAGCAGGCATGTGGAAGCTAGGCTCAGCCATCTCTTTGTTCATGCTGGCATATTTACGGCACCGACTTGATCCGTATCTTGTACCAGCGTGATCCGCCTTCAGGATCACGCATTGTCACCACAAAGTGATCATCTTTGATCGAGGTGACAACAGGAGTGCGGTTTTCATGCTTGCCAAAACGCTCCTTGGAAACAAGCACCGTCTCGGCCACCAGTTTGGGCGCTGTCGTTTTGATGAGATACACGTCGCTCGTATCAGGTCCGCGATCTCCTTTCACACGCCACTTGGGCTTCCAGCGGCTACCGTTCACATAGGTGGCCTCATTGGAGCCTTCATGCAGCCCCGGCTTGGCTTCGCCACCAGGCACCATCCAGTAGATACCTTCTTTCGTGACGTGCAGCTCGGAACCACCATCAATCAGAGCTTCTACCGTGAATCCTTCAACGACCTCCTGCTTGGTGCCCGATTGATTTTTTGCTGGAGCCAGCTTTTCGGCTTCCTCGCGAAACTCCCGAATCTTGGCGTCTGCCGCATTAGCACCAGGCAGGTCACCAGACTTGAGCAGCTCCACTTTCACCTTGTCGAGTCGCGGGATGAATTGGTTGTTTAATCCGCTGATGCCTGCAAACACCTTGGTCGCATGATCTTTCAGCACCGCCACGGCCGCTGTAGGCAGCCCCTCCGGGGGAGTTGCTTTTTCCTGTGAAGTTATGGGCAAAGAGGCAATGGCCACGTTGATGGCGTTAGCGGCTTCGAGTTTGCCGCTTTTCATCTGCTCCTTCAGCACCTCTTGAAGCTGCGACTTGGCCAGTTCTTTGAGCCGGTCGATCCCTTCAGTCTTCTTTGCCTGGTACTCCGCTAATTCAAACGCCAGAACAGCCGGAAGAGCGGTTGTGGCATTCTGTTGTGCCATGGCTGAGAACGTCTTGAGCAGGAGTATGAAGAGGATGAAGAACTGTTTCATGGCGCATGAGGTGATGAGTCGCCAAGTGTTTCCGAACGGATCAGCCAACGCAATCACAAAAACCGCGCCGTCCGGCTCTCCTTACACTTCTTCACCTGCTCGGGCGTTCCTGCCGCGACGACGCGGCCACCTTCGGCTCCGGCCTCGGGGCCGATGTCGATGAGGAAGTCGGCTTCGGCATAGACGTCGGGGTGATGCTCGATGACGACGACGGTGTGGCCTTCATCGACGAGGCGGTGGAGCACGTCGATGAGTTTGGCGACGTCCTGGATGTGCAGGCCGATGGTGGGCTCTTCGATGAGGTAGAGATTGCGCTTCCCGGCCTTGGTAATGCCTTTGAGTTGCTCTTTGATCGTGCGACCGTCGCCACTGCGCAGTTCGGTGACGAGCTTGATGCGCTGCGCCTCGCCGCCGCTGAGCGTGGGGCTGGGCTGGCCGAGCTGAAGATAGCCCAGGCCGGTGTCGGCGAGCAGTTTGAGCGGTCGTGCGATCTTCTGCACCGGCGCGAAGAACTCGGCGGCCTCAGTGATGCTCATGCGCAGCACCTCGCCGATGTGTTTGCTGTTGTACTCGACCTCGAGCGTCGCGGCGTTGAAGCGCAGGCCGTTGCAGGTCTCGCAATGCACGCGCGTGGTCGGCAGGAAGGCCATTTCGACTTTGATCTCGCCATTGCCGCCGCAGGTTTCACAGCGTCCGCCTTCGGTGTTGAAGGAGAAGCGGCCTGACGAGTAGCCACGCGTTCTGGCGAGCGGCACCTGCGCGAACAGCTTCCGAATGTCATCCCAGATGCCCACATACGTTGCCGGACACGAACGGCTGGTCTTTCCAATCGGCGATTGATCGACCTCATGCACCGTTTGTAGATTCTCAAAGCCTGTGATGCTCTTCCAAGCGTGAACGATCTTCGCTTTCGACTTGCTGATCTTCTCGCGCACCGCTGGCGATAGCGCGCCATGCATCAGCGAGCTTTTGCCGCTGCCGCTCACGCCGGTGAGCACGGTCAAACGACCGAGCGGGATCGCGACATCGACGTTTTTGAGATTGTTCGCCGTCGCGCCGGTCACGCGCAGCCAGCCGTCTTTCGATTTGAGCGCAGGCAAAGCCCGTCGCTCGCCGCGTGAGGGATGTTTGAGTGGCTCTTTCAGGCTCTGGCCCGTCACGCTCTTCTTGTTCTTCAACAGATGCGCCAGCGTGCCTTGCGCGATGACTTCGCCGCCGAATTTGCCCGCGCCTGGTCCCAGATCGAGAATCGTGTCCGCACGTCGCATCGTTTCGTCATCGTGTTCGACGACGAGCAGCGAGTTGCCCTTGTCCCGCAGCGCGGAGAGCGTGTCGAGCAGCTTCTCGTTGTCTCGCGGATGCAGGCCGATGGTCGGTTCATCGAGCACATACAACACGCCGCGCAGATTGCTGCCGAGCTGTGCCGACAAACGAATGCGCTGCGCCTCGCCGCCGCTGAGCGTGTCCGCGCTGCGATTGAGCTGTAGATAACCGAGACCGACTTCCTGCATGAATTTGAGCCGCTGCTCGATCTCCTTCACGATGTCGCGTGCGATGATCGCTTCCGTGCCCGCAAACTTCAGTTTGCTCATCAGCTTGC
This window contains:
- a CDS encoding PmoA family protein, giving the protein MKSVVLSLLLAASAAAQTLSVSETEKEIQVMNGDKPVMTYHKALVPPPPEADPIFTRSGFIHPLHAPAGGVVTGIHPADHYHHLGLWHAWVHGEHEGKPVDFWNLKAKTGRVQFVKTLETKQQDGVAGFVVEQEQLRYRDGKGGEPLVVLREKLSVMTRLVEGAYEIDYDIEQKNVSEHALVLAAYRYGGGIAYRAPLDWDATNSDYQTSEGKTRKDSHATRAKWIAMHGPTAKGEATVTVFCHPKNHDAPQKLRTWDNGKIFLNYVPIQETAWEIKAGETITLRYRVVIADGKTDAAALNTRWERYAKE
- a CDS encoding exo-beta-N-acetylmuramidase NamZ domain-containing protein yields the protein MILPRIILPLLFCGVVHADEFDSLRNVVRQAVAKGNPPGAVLHVESGEKKMTLVEGQRAVSPAKEAMTEDTVFDAASLTKVMATLPSVLLLMEKGKIELEAEVRRYIPEFRAGITVRHLLTHTSGLRPGIPKEPVWSGYDTGIKLAVELASEGPPDRFFRYSDINFILLGEIVRRVSGIALNEFAAKNVFAPLKMDSTRFLPPEDWHPRIAPTEKDQDGVMLRGVVHDPTSRKMGGVTGHAGLFTTAGDLTKYARMILDGGAGVLKPETVKLMTTPHTISTVFERRGLGWDIDSTFSRPRGKTFPIGSFGHTGFTGTSLWIEPQTKTFVIFMSSRLHPDGNGSVRDLYEEIGTAAAQGMTFATASGPPWPRGETEVPTVLNGIDVLVRRKFGDLKGLRIGLITNQTGIDAQRRSTIDLLATAPDVRLKKLFSPEHGIRGVLDQEKIGDTKDKKTGLPVLSLYGERRAPSPEQLADLDALVFDIQDIGCRFYTYIGTMRVCMEAAAKAKKAFYVLDRVNPIGGLAVEGPAVVDEEKPTATHAIPLRHGMTAGELALMMNAERFIGCDLKVIPVEGWRRGMLFDHTGLPWINPSPNMRSLNAAQLYPGIGLLEFSVSVGRGTDTPFEVLGAPYVNDLRLAHELNKLGLSGVQFTPVRFTPTTSVFKNEACGGVRIVITDRAALKPVEAGVAIICTLQRLYPKSFALSKVNTLLNCEALVKAIKAGETWKAIEAWWGVDLAAFGERREGFLKYEQK
- a CDS encoding YebC/PmpR family DNA-binding transcriptional regulator, which codes for MGAQWKQKWREMAADQKGKITGKLVREIQVAAKLGGPHPEYNARLAAAVAIAKKQSVTRDTIERAIAKGSGTGPDAVQYETTTYEGFTPHRVPVIVECLTDNNNRTSSDIKVLFRAGSMGKVAWMFDHCGVIEAHHADKTLDIEVAALEAEADNVEPMEVEDEEAAGQLGARFFCQMTSLDAVTKALKAAGWQVTTSEMSYVPKEFPELTDEQREEVTSFLQTLDGHDDVHRVYAALK
- a CDS encoding DUF433 domain-containing protein; this translates as MPAQIMPHIWREASGEAWIDETPYKVAHLVAEHLAHGWSAETLHENHPDLTLVQIYAALAWFYDHVEEMESQIQEREKRTEVILTKLGNTQLQQRLSRVKAS